The genomic segment CGGACGATGCCCCGCCACACGGCCGCACCGGCCGAGACCGAACACCACTCGCTGTTCGAGGATCGGTCGGTGCTGGACGCCCTCTGGAGCGCGGTGGTAGCGGCCCCCACGAGTGTGATGCCCCCGACGCCCCCGAGCGCGGAAGACGCCCCCGAGGACGAGGGCCCCGCCCAGCCAGAGGCCGCTGCAACCCCAGCCCACGCGCAGCCCGCCGACCCGGCGCCCGAGACCGCGGCGTCGCCCGCGCACTCCGCGCCCGCGCCCGCGGCCACCCCCACGCATTCGGCGCCGGCGCCGGCGGCGGGGGTTCCGGCGGCGGAGGCATTCGAGCCGGTCCTCGGTCGGCCGGTCTTCCCGGCCGGCATGCCGGGCGGAGCCCCGCCCAACCGCCCGACCCCGGCCCCGGCCACGGCCCCGGCCACGGCCCCGGCCCCGGCCACGGCCACGGCCCCGGCCCCGGCCCCGGCGGCACCCACGCCCACCGGCCCCGCCGCCTCGACGCCCCCGCCCGGCTCCGCCGAGCACAACGCGCACACCGAACACCCCGCACACACCGAACACCCGCCCCGCGTCACCGGGCCGTTCGACCTGAGCTACGCCGCCCCGCCCGTCACCAACCGCACGATCTGGGCGGGCCCGCGCCACGCCGCCCCGCACGACTGGAACTCGCTCTCCGCGCTGCTCACGATCGAGACCCCGGCCGCCGTCACCGACGCCGGCCTGCTCGTCCTGCGCCTGGTCGTGGGGCTCACCATGGCCGCCCACGGCGCCCAGAAAGCCTTCGGCGCGTTCGGCGGCGACGGCTTCACCGCGACCGCGGACGGCTTCTCCGCGCTGGGCTACCAGCCCGGCGCCCTGTTCGCGCTGGCCGCGATCGTCGGCGAGCTCTTCGGCGGCCTGTTCCTCGCCGCCGGGCTGCTCACCCCGCTGGCGGCGGGCGGCATCATCGGGGTCACGATCAACGCGATGGTCGCGGTGAACCTCGGCAACGGCTTCTTCGCGACGCACGACGGCATCGAGCTACCGCTCATCCTCAGCGGAGCCGCGCTCGGCCTGCTGCTCGCCGGCCCGGGCCGCTACTCGGCCGACGCCCGGATCCCGTTCTTCAACGGCGCCGCCGTACAGACCGCCGCCGCCGGCATCGCCCTGGTGGCCCTGCTAGCCAGTCTGGGCGCTCACCTCGCCTGAGGGAGCGACCGCACCGTGGCGCCTTGATGGCTCTGTTCAGGCCCGAACAGAGCCGTCAAGGCGCCATCCTGTCCCGGGGGCCACACCGGAGGCGGGGGACATGGCGCGCTACGACGCATTCGTCTTGCAGTGGTACGGCGCAACCGGAAGTTGCGATCAGCGCTCGATGGACAACCAGGTGGTCGCGGCCGGTACTGGGCTCACCGTGCAGGTCCGGCAGACCGCGGCGGCCCAGATGCTCCGGCCGGACACCGTTCATGTCTTCGAGCGGTACGAACGACGCGTGCAGCAGGCGCTGCTCTGGATGCAGCGTAAGTCCCCGCACCTGCACATCGCCGCGCTCGGGCTGGAGAGGTCCGAGCAACCAGGCACGCTGCACAGCGAGATCTGGCCGCTGAAGCCGCCGAGCAAGATCCGCGGCCGGTTACGCGTCTTCTGCTCGCTCGACCCGGCCGGTCAGTACGCGGGGCCGGAAGTCACCTCGCTCAGCCACGCCACCGTGCGGACCGCGGAAGTCACGCAGAAGCCGACCTTCCGCGGCGCGGTGGACATCGCCGGCGTCGGCCCGGAGATCGAGGTGTCGCCGAGGCGCTCGTACCAGGCCACGTTCACGGCCACGGTCGCGCTCGATCCCCGCGTCCGGGCGGAGGCCCTGGTCGCCGGGACGCCGGAATTCAACCGCTACCTCGACGTCTACCTGGCCGAGATCGCAGCCGACCAGAACCTCGACCCGGCAACGCTCCGAGCGGCCTTCCGGGCCGCGAACCCCGACATCGAGCAGGGCTTGAACGATCCGCCGATCCTGGTGACCGTCGAGCCCGACGTCTTCGACGTCGATACGCCGAACGAGCCCCGGACGATCAAGTACTCGGTGCACGCCCGTCACACGTTCACCCGCACCGCGTTCGTCCTCCAGCTCACCGACCTCGACACCGGAGTCCGCAGCACGTCGGACTTCATCCTCGTCCGCGGCGGGCGCGGAGGCGGTTTCGGGAGCGGCGGCGGCCGAGGGGGCGGTGGCGCCAACGCGCAAGGCTGATCCCACTCGCCGGGGGCTAACTCTCCTCGTCCGGCGACGCGAGCGGCAGCGACACCGTCGCCACCAAGCCGTGCGGG from the Cryptosporangium phraense genome contains:
- a CDS encoding DoxX family membrane protein, which produces MARARTMPRHTAAPAETEHHSLFEDRSVLDALWSAVVAAPTSVMPPTPPSAEDAPEDEGPAQPEAAATPAHAQPADPAPETAASPAHSAPAPAATPTHSAPAPAAGVPAAEAFEPVLGRPVFPAGMPGGAPPNRPTPAPATAPATAPAPATATAPAPAPAAPTPTGPAASTPPPGSAEHNAHTEHPAHTEHPPRVTGPFDLSYAAPPVTNRTIWAGPRHAAPHDWNSLSALLTIETPAAVTDAGLLVLRLVVGLTMAAHGAQKAFGAFGGDGFTATADGFSALGYQPGALFALAAIVGELFGGLFLAAGLLTPLAAGGIIGVTINAMVAVNLGNGFFATHDGIELPLILSGAALGLLLAGPGRYSADARIPFFNGAAVQTAAAGIALVALLASLGAHLA